In the Corynebacterium suedekumii genome, one interval contains:
- a CDS encoding GNAT family N-acetyltransferase: MPRYLFINENIGGHQTVHAALRRIFADVEGIEVDFVDGQPPGLLGRILRAPVPGLARLDLDLQPLRSQLVHSAGIRRQVKKRLADGNVDAIHLYTQNAMLGGSRLLAQLPTVITTDSTGRLNAFSLPYRPPTRFSAAMSRVALLFERPVLEQAHMVFANTRQVVESLRSADYRFPAQRVRHLELGIFSPYLGQPPAPRDPGRRPTIVFIGATLERKGGTVLLDIWREHLRELADLPLITFEQVPAEPGLTVVNDLRQGDQRLWGILADADLMCFPSVIDQAPNAVLEAMVAELPVVAHPVGAIPEMIVDGETGILVEPGDTDALTEALRQLITDTELRARMGRAGRERVIERYNMVDSARVILDELDAATHARTDTVSPPAGGGDDADELVFGIESDLSEQFLGEWSDLAERTGRRSASRPAYGATWQEHLGKGRPAIATVRRAGELVALLPLQARGSGSLHWNTVHRLLGHGLGTVGEALATDPAALRGLITGLHDNDVMLDLTHLPQDSPLLQGLLDAGDWLVEFTVDERCPVIECPPGVIARDLRSAKSIRRFRVARERTAAAHGEVGFVVVRTPEELDRHWAEIRDLADLARGDNPGTLNLLGATHEPFSRDYLTREAAGGHLILIGLTVGDRWVACSVMVTTGARAEGWFTCHDPEFRDLIPGHQLIEYIVDHHDELGVTFIDEMIGASPYKLDWQTGGYQVGTVRAVPVRPGGRGRSRARARLRTLDALTRATDMVGRLRR, translated from the coding sequence GTGCCGCGGTACCTGTTCATCAATGAGAACATCGGTGGCCACCAGACCGTCCACGCAGCCCTCCGCCGCATCTTCGCCGACGTCGAGGGAATCGAGGTCGACTTCGTCGACGGCCAGCCGCCCGGCCTGCTGGGTAGGATCCTCCGCGCCCCCGTGCCCGGCCTCGCCAGGCTGGACCTGGACCTGCAGCCCCTCCGCTCCCAGCTCGTGCACTCCGCCGGGATCCGTCGCCAGGTGAAGAAGCGGCTGGCCGACGGGAACGTCGACGCCATCCACCTGTACACCCAGAACGCCATGCTCGGTGGGTCCCGGCTGCTGGCGCAGCTGCCCACCGTCATCACCACGGACAGCACCGGCCGACTCAACGCGTTCAGCCTGCCCTACCGCCCGCCGACGCGGTTCTCCGCAGCCATGAGTCGCGTCGCCCTGCTTTTCGAACGACCCGTCCTCGAGCAGGCGCACATGGTGTTCGCCAACACCCGGCAGGTCGTCGAGTCGCTGCGCTCGGCCGACTACCGGTTTCCCGCCCAGCGGGTCCGCCACCTCGAACTGGGCATCTTCTCGCCCTACCTCGGGCAGCCCCCGGCCCCGCGTGACCCGGGCCGCCGCCCCACCATCGTCTTCATCGGCGCGACCCTGGAACGCAAGGGCGGGACCGTGCTGCTCGACATCTGGCGCGAGCACCTCCGGGAGCTGGCGGACCTGCCCCTCATCACCTTCGAGCAGGTGCCCGCCGAACCGGGCCTGACCGTGGTCAACGACCTGCGCCAGGGCGACCAGCGACTGTGGGGCATCCTCGCCGACGCGGACCTCATGTGCTTCCCCTCGGTCATTGACCAGGCCCCCAACGCCGTCCTCGAGGCCATGGTCGCGGAACTGCCCGTCGTCGCGCACCCGGTCGGTGCCATCCCCGAGATGATCGTCGACGGAGAGACCGGCATCCTCGTCGAGCCGGGGGACACCGACGCCCTCACCGAGGCCCTGCGCCAGCTGATCACGGACACCGAGCTGCGGGCCCGGATGGGCCGGGCGGGGCGCGAGCGCGTCATCGAGCGCTACAACATGGTCGATTCGGCCCGGGTGATCCTCGATGAGCTGGACGCCGCGACGCACGCCCGCACCGACACCGTGTCGCCGCCGGCCGGCGGCGGGGACGACGCGGATGAGCTGGTCTTCGGCATCGAGTCTGACCTCTCGGAGCAGTTCCTCGGGGAGTGGTCGGACCTGGCGGAGCGCACCGGCCGCCGTAGTGCCTCCCGACCCGCCTACGGCGCGACCTGGCAGGAGCACCTGGGTAAAGGCCGGCCGGCGATCGCCACCGTCCGACGCGCCGGTGAGCTCGTCGCCCTGCTCCCGCTCCAGGCCCGCGGCAGCGGCTCCCTGCACTGGAACACCGTCCACCGCCTCCTCGGCCACGGGCTGGGCACCGTCGGCGAGGCACTGGCCACTGATCCCGCCGCCCTGCGCGGTCTCATCACCGGCCTGCACGACAACGACGTCATGCTCGACCTCACCCACCTGCCGCAGGATTCACCCCTGCTGCAGGGCCTGCTCGACGCCGGCGACTGGTTGGTCGAGTTCACCGTCGACGAGCGCTGCCCGGTCATCGAGTGCCCGCCCGGAGTCATCGCCCGGGACCTGCGCAGCGCCAAGTCGATCCGACGATTCCGGGTGGCCCGGGAACGCACCGCGGCCGCCCACGGGGAGGTCGGCTTCGTCGTCGTCCGTACGCCGGAGGAACTGGACCGGCACTGGGCTGAGATCCGGGACCTGGCGGACCTGGCCCGGGGGGACAACCCCGGCACCCTCAACCTCCTCGGCGCAACTCACGAACCCTTCAGCCGTGACTACCTCACCCGGGAGGCCGCCGGTGGACACCTCATCCTCATCGGCCTGACCGTCGGCGACCGGTGGGTCGCCTGCTCGGTCATGGTGACCACCGGTGCCCGGGCCGAGGGCTGGTTCACCTGCCACGACCCGGAGTTCCGGGATCTCATCCCCGGCCACCAGCTCATCGAGTACATCGTCGACCACCACGACGAGCTGGGGGTGACGTTCATCGACGAGATGATCGGCGCCAGCCCCTACAAGCTGGACTGGCAGACCGGCGGGTACCAGGTGGGTACGGTCCGGGCCGTCCCCGTGCGCCCCGGAGGGCGCGGGCGCAGCCGGGCCCGGGCGCGGCTGCGCACCCTGGATGCGCTCACGCGCGCCACCGATATGGTGGGGAGGCTGCGACGCTGA